In Miscanthus floridulus cultivar M001 chromosome 5, ASM1932011v1, whole genome shotgun sequence, one genomic interval encodes:
- the LOC136454854 gene encoding uncharacterized protein produces MKQLTKILMDGGSGLNILYAKTLNEMGINQTHVHPTRALFHGIMPKKQAMPLGQIDLPAIFEDPSNYRMETLTFEVVRFPRTYHTILGRPCCTKFMAILNYTYLKLKIPGPGGVITIGTSLQHTAAIVTFRELAAIKKEVTEEAPKKHLTPRS; encoded by the coding sequence atgaagcagctcaccaaaatactgatggatggaggcagcggcctcaacatcttgtatgccaagacgctcaatGAAATGGGCATCAATCAGACACATGTCCACCCAACTAGAGCActtttccatggcatcatgcccaaaaagcaggccatgccacttgggcagatcgatctacccgctATCTTcgaggatccatccaattataggatggaaaccctcaccttcgaggtggtcaggttccctagaacctaccacaccatcttgggacgtccatgctgcacaaagttcatggccatcctcaactatacctacctcaagctaaagataccAGGCCctggtggggtcatcaccatcggcacctccttacAGCACACTGCAGCAATCGTCACGTTTAGAGAGCTCGccgccatcaagaaggaggtcaccgaagaagcaccaAAGAAGCACCTAACCCCAAGAAGTTAG